A part of Onthophagus taurus isolate NC chromosome 7, IU_Otau_3.0, whole genome shotgun sequence genomic DNA contains:
- the LOC111419069 gene encoding protein Nazo-like — protein MTSNVLSNRRRSTTLFFKMNLQTPSIQNFLMKLSSQAAEFFVAVLKALKEAALPAISALFGGLLGGPICLAIGGIVGSCAAAAIGLGYCKVLADIIENLASAAKHLVKNIRIEDLRPLLILLLNFRSITY, from the exons aTGAC ATCTAACGTTCTATCCAACAGGAGGCG ATcaacaacattatttttcaagATGAATTTACAAACTCCatcaattcaaaattttttaatgaaactttCATCTCAAGCAGCGGAATTCTTTGTAGCTGTGCTCAAAGCATTAAAAGAAGCAGCTTTGCCTGCAATTAGTGCACTCTTTGGGGGATTACTTGGTGGACCAATATGTTTAGCAATAg GTGGTATTGTTGGATCTTGTGCAGCAGCTGCTATAGGACTGGGATATTGTAAAGTTTTAGCTgacattattgaaaatttagctTCAGCTGCAAAACATCTTGTTAAAAACATACGTATAGAAGATCTAAGGCCATtgctaattttgttattaaattttcgttcaataaCATATTAA